The genomic region ATAGAATAGTTTGCTCTTTCCAATGAAGTCAAAGTTTGCATTACGCAATAGACTCTTAGTGGCAGGGAACCAAAATGATACGTTTTTCTCACGCTTAGCCATCCACTCAAATATTACACGGGTTAATAAAAACGCAGTGAACATAGAGCTTGCAATACCTATCAATAGGGTGATAGCAAAACCTGATATAGGGCCTGAACCAAATACAGCCAATACAGCACCTGCAAGGGCGGTGGTTAAGTTTGAGTCAATAATTGCTGAAGATGCATTCTTATAACCGTTTGCAATAGCAGTACGAAGGTTACGACCTGCCCATATTTCTTCTTTAATACGTTCGTAGATAAGTACGTTAGCATCCACCGCCATACCCAAGGTAAGGATAATACCGGCGATACCGGGAAGGGTTAGTGCCGCTTGGAACGAAGCCAGAGTACCTACAATGAAGAACAAGTTTAGTAACACAGCTAAGTCGGCTATTAAACCGGCGGTGTTGTAAACAATATACATGGTAAGAATAACAGCTAGGAAACCAACCAAAATAGAAAGCATACCGCTATTGATACTGTCTTTACCCAAGGTAGGACCTACAACCGCTTCTTCAACAATGCGGGCAGGAGCAGGAAGTTTACCCGCTTTAAGGATGTTTGACAAATCTTTTGCTTCTTCAGGAGTAAAGCTACCCATGATGCGTGATTGTCCGTTAGGAATTTCACCGTTAACAGTTGGAGCAGAGTATACTAAGCCATCAAGTACAATGGCCACAGCTTTTTGTGGTTTAGCAGCAGCAGCAGTGGCAGTAATTTTCCTCCACTTTTGTGCGCCTTCCAAGCTCATAGTCATGCTGATTTCGTTACCACCTAATTGGTCAACAGTTGGGCGGGCATCAGTTACTACATCACCTTCAAGAGCAGCACCACCGTCGCGTTCTGCTTTCAAGGCATACATAAACATTACTTTGCCTTCTTCATCTACCGGTTTGTTACCCCATGCAAACACCATGTCGGCAGGTAGTACTTGTTCCCTTAGTATTGAGTCGTTCAAAATAGCGTTTACTTTAGCAGTATCTTTAACTGCTGAAGAACCGATGTGTGCACCATCACCAAATGTGTATTTGCCATCTTCAGTTTGAGCGTAGTTAGGGAAGAAACCAGCTTCGATAAGGAAGTTTCTTTCTTGTGCTTTTTCAGCGGCAAGTGTTGCGCTATCCTTAGTACCGGTGTCGGCTTTTTTGGCAAGACCTGTATCAGTTTTTGATGAATCACCAATTGCTGTAGTAGAAGTTGCAGCAGCCAGTTTAGTAGTATCGTTAGCAGACTTGCTTGAATCAGCTTCATTAAGCTTATTTTTATTCTTCAAGTAATCGCTGATTTTACCAAAATGGGCATCAAATTCTTGAACGCTGTAAACGTTCCAAAACTCAAGCTTTGCAGTGTTTTGTAACAAACGGCGTACCCTTTCAGGATTATCAACGCCCGGCAATTCAACCATTACGCGCCCTGAGTTGCCAAGCAACTGTACGGTAGGTTGGGTTACACCAAACTGGTCGATACGGGTTTTTAAGATTTTATAAATCCTGTCAACTGATGCAGCAGATTCTGTTTTAAGGTATTGTACTACCTCTTCATCGGTTGATGTAAGACTGATTTGTTGGTCTTTGTTAAAGAATACAGCACTTAGTTTAAGGTTAGGGTTACTTGCTTTAAACTGTTTTGTAAACTCATCAATTATATCTGCTTCAGGATTAACAGATTTTGCGGCTATAGCAGATTCAAGGGCTGCATTAAGTGCAGGAGACTTGCTATCGCTAGCTAAAGCCCTGATAATATCAGCTACAGAAATTTCCATTACCACGTTCATACCGCCTTGCAAGTCAAGACCCAAGTTCAACTGGGCTTCTTTAACTTGTAGATAAGTAAAACTCTTAATACCAAGGTTATACACCTTTTCTGTGGCAATCGAGTCGAGGTATTTACGTTTCAACACGGGGTCGCCCATGCTTACTTCGTCAGCCTCTTTTTCAATCATGTAAGCCTTCAGGGTAAATGATAGCTGGTATAAACACACCAGTATCAGCGCGATGGCGAAAAACTTTACAACGCCTTGATTTTTCATTCGGTTCTCTTAATTATATATAAATGTCTTTAATGCGGTATTTACCAAAATTTTAAAGAACGGCAAATATAGACGTTGTGGTATAAAAGTGCAATGTACGCCACAGCGTTGCCGTTTTTTTTTACAAAAAGCTGATAAGCAAGATATTATAGTTTAACTGTTTATTTCTATAAAACGCTCTATATCATCCTCTTTGCCAAGAATAATGATAGTGTCGGTATCGTAAATGATAGTATTTTCTTTAGGTATACCAAATATGTGGGCTTCTTTTGCAGGGAGTCCGGCACTGTCAATTACCTCATATTCACGTTTTATGGTAATAAGATTTAATTCATATTTTTCTTGCATTTGTAAGTCTCCCACGGTGCGGTTCCATACACCCTTTGGGGGGCGTATTTCTGCAATTTCGTAATCATCGGGTAATTGCAAAAAGGTCATCACACTAGGGTGTATAAGTCGTTCAGCCACAATAATTCCAACTTCATCTTCGGGTGATAGAATTTCTTTTATCCCCATTTTCTCTAGTATCATCCGTTGCTGGCGGTTACCGGCACGGGCAATAATCCGTTTCACCTTCATGTCCATCAAGTGCGCTACAGTTAGCAGCAGTGCTTCAAAGTTTTCACCAATAGCAACTACTACTGCATCCATATCGCGGATGTTTACTGCGTCAAGTGATTTCACATCGGTACTATCCATTGTAATTGCATAGGCAACATCATCGCGCAAAGGGTCAACTTTCGATTCTTCGCTATCAATAGCTACCACCTCAGCTCCCCTGTTTGATAATGTAAGGGCTATTTTAGAGCCAAAGCGACCCATGCCTATTACTGCAAAACGGTAATTCATATAAATGCAAATGTATTATTTAACCTGTTTGAATTTTAGTCTCGGCTAATAAAGTCTTAAAATGATTTTCAACCACTTGCAGGCTGGTGGTAAAATGACTGTTATTTAAAATTATAATATCGGCCATTTCTCTGTAGGGCGACAGGTATTTTTGAAACGCCGGCTGCACATGGTATTGCCACTGGTACAAAACCAAATCTTGGGGTATGTTTCGCTCTGTTACATCGCGTTGCAAACGTCGTTTCAGTTTCAAATCCTCGTCTGCATCCACAAACAATTTTAGCGACAACATGTCAAAAATGTCGTTGTAATAGAAAATAAAAAGCCCTTCGATTATAATGATAGGAGCGGGATTAAAATCCAGCCATTCAACAGGTTCGTTGGGGTTATTAAAATTATACGATTGTTTTTTGATAGTTTTTCCGGCAGCAAGGTTCAGCAAATCTGTATGAAAACGGGGTAAGTCAACCGATTCGGGCAGATCAAAATTTACTTCGCCATTTTCATCGCGCACTTGTTGGTCAAGCGGTTTGTAATAATCGTCTTGTGATATAAAGCAAATCTCATGAGGCCCAAATTTTTCTTTAAGTGATTTAAGAAAAAGGGTTTTGCCTGATGCGCTTCCGCCTGTTATGCCCACAAGATAAGGTTTGCCGTCCATATATGGGGTGCGAAGTTACTAAAATCTAAATGTATGCTACATTGAATTTGGTAGGCAATAGCTTAAAGCATTGTCTACAATTCATAATAACCGGGATAAGGAAGTCTTTTTTCAGTAGTTATATCGTCAGGAGTGGCCGCTACTACTTGCTGTTTTATATGAAGCAAGCCCGACCAATAGGGCAAGTCTAAGTCTTCTTCATCATCTGATGGAGGAGCTTGACGCAACTTGGCCGAGGCCTCATCCAACTTAAATTTCAAAATCATGGTTTGGCGCATTTCACCTGCATTGGGCAATCTGCTTTCTTTCCAACGGCCGGGTATCATTTTCTCAGTAAATGCTTCAAGGGCATTCATTCGTTCGGTTTCATCGGTCACAAGTTCTGCATTGGCAAAGGCAACAACTGAGCGGTAATTAACCGAGTGATGAAATACAGATTTGGCAAGCACCAACGCATCAATATGGGTTACGCTGATACAAACCGGAATACCCTCAGCCATTTGGCGCATGTATCCGCTTCCTACCGAACCGTGAATGTATAAATAGTTGTCAATGCGGCAATACCCTGTTGGAATACTAAAAGGCTGGTTGTTTTGTGCATAGCTTAGGGTACATATCAACCCCTCGTCTAAAATGTTATAAATGGTTTCTTCGGTATAATCACCGCGTTTGGCAAGGCGGGATATTTTGGTTTTATCAGTAGCGTTCATAGTTTTAAAAAAGTTCCGAAAGTTATGTTTCTGCCATCAATATTGCTGTATTTTCGCCCCCGATTTTGGTTTGAAAAAGCTACTTGCCATATTTTTATCCGTTATACTGGCATGGCCTTTATTAGTAAAGGTTGCCATTGTGGTGTATTGGCAAGCCAACCAACAGTACATAGCCCAAAACCTTTGCGAAAACCGCGATAATCCTGATAGCGATTGCGGGGGTAGTTGCCATCTTGAGAAGCAACTTGAAAACGCCGACGAAAACAACGCTCCTTTTACACCCCATAAAGGGATTGAAAAAATAGAGATACCTGCGTTTGATATGGCCGGGCAATTGCAGTGGCAACCCCTTGAGGCAAACAATACGGCACTGTATAATATTGCCGAAGAGTTATTTTTACCCTACGATTTTACATCACCTGTTTTCCATCCGCCCGAGGCAAAAGTTTGACTGCTGAAAATCTTCTAATTCTTAATCGTCAAACATTTTAAACCGTTTTAATGAAAAAATATGTAACCGCCATTGTTGCAATGGTGTGTGTTGTCAATGCGCTTGCCTGCGAAGTATGCGGCTGCGCAGTTGGGGGCAGCACAATGGGTATATTGCCCCGATTTGGACGTCACTTTGTGGGGGTAAAGTATAATTACACGTCCTTCACCTCAA from Bacteroidota bacterium harbors:
- a CDS encoding protein translocase subunit SecDF, whose protein sequence is MKNQGVVKFFAIALILVCLYQLSFTLKAYMIEKEADEVSMGDPVLKRKYLDSIATEKVYNLGIKSFTYLQVKEAQLNLGLDLQGGMNVVMEISVADIIRALASDSKSPALNAALESAIAAKSVNPEADIIDEFTKQFKASNPNLKLSAVFFNKDQQISLTSTDEEVVQYLKTESAASVDRIYKILKTRIDQFGVTQPTVQLLGNSGRVMVELPGVDNPERVRRLLQNTAKLEFWNVYSVQEFDAHFGKISDYLKNKNKLNEADSSKSANDTTKLAAATSTTAIGDSSKTDTGLAKKADTGTKDSATLAAEKAQERNFLIEAGFFPNYAQTEDGKYTFGDGAHIGSSAVKDTAKVNAILNDSILREQVLPADMVFAWGNKPVDEEGKVMFMYALKAERDGGAALEGDVVTDARPTVDQLGGNEISMTMSLEGAQKWRKITATAAAAKPQKAVAIVLDGLVYSAPTVNGEIPNGQSRIMGSFTPEEAKDLSNILKAGKLPAPARIVEEAVVGPTLGKDSINSGMLSILVGFLAVILTMYIVYNTAGLIADLAVLLNLFFIVGTLASFQAALTLPGIAGIILTLGMAVDANVLIYERIKEEIWAGRNLRTAIANGYKNASSAIIDSNLTTALAGAVLAVFGSGPISGFAITLLIGIASSMFTAFLLTRVIFEWMAKREKNVSFWFPATKSLLRNANFDFIGKSKLFYTVSGILIIAGIGSMVTRGFDTGVDFEGGWSYVVKFENPVSAADARAALEKPLEGKPEVKVYGTDNSLKITTTYQINSLDAKASEMVLAKLDEGLKTTQGGKYEILTSYKVGPTVASDIKQAAILSIVLALIGMFIYILIRFRRWQFAVATVIMLVHDVMLVLSLFSLLHGIVPFGLEIDQAFIAAILTVIGYSINDSVVVFDRVREFLGEHKHEKDTSKVINLALNNTLSRTIMTSLTTIIVILLVFLFGGETIRGFAFALTTGIILGTYSSLCIGSPLSAQLIEWSNKKAAQKNGDK
- a CDS encoding TrkA family potassium uptake protein yields the protein MNYRFAVIGMGRFGSKIALTLSNRGAEVVAIDSEESKVDPLRDDVAYAITMDSTDVKSLDAVNIRDMDAVVVAIGENFEALLLTVAHLMDMKVKRIIARAGNRQQRMILEKMGIKEILSPEDEVGIIVAERLIHPSVMTFLQLPDDYEIAEIRPPKGVWNRTVGDLQMQEKYELNLITIKREYEVIDSAGLPAKEAHIFGIPKENTIIYDTDTIIILGKEDDIERFIEINS
- a CDS encoding uridine-cytidine kinase; the encoded protein is MDGKPYLVGITGGSASGKTLFLKSLKEKFGPHEICFISQDDYYKPLDQQVRDENGEVNFDLPESVDLPRFHTDLLNLAAGKTIKKQSYNFNNPNEPVEWLDFNPAPIIIIEGLFIFYYNDIFDMLSLKLFVDADEDLKLKRRLQRDVTERNIPQDLVLYQWQYHVQPAFQKYLSPYREMADIIILNNSHFTTSLQVVENHFKTLLAETKIQTG
- a CDS encoding pyridoxamine 5'-phosphate oxidase family protein, with the protein product MNATDKTKISRLAKRGDYTEETIYNILDEGLICTLSYAQNNQPFSIPTGYCRIDNYLYIHGSVGSGYMRQMAEGIPVCISVTHIDALVLAKSVFHHSVNYRSVVAFANAELVTDETERMNALEAFTEKMIPGRWKESRLPNAGEMRQTMILKFKLDEASAKLRQAPPSDDEEDLDLPYWSGLLHIKQQVVAATPDDITTEKRLPYPGYYEL